In Leishmania major strain Friedlin complete genome, chromosome 34, the following proteins share a genomic window:
- a CDS encoding putative tyrosine phosphatase isoform, with protein sequence MNSEFVDMTPPVPTTLCEKVEYYLRDRTRYLHVQSEIPQEATNELAMVDNYYVSVANPQDMRFTTPGETTVDNVCRIVYNFFLSLYVQAALLVPTLLFLLFIAVRTHHSPMFLLVYSTVFDIEVLSMWAYERDARFAARLWWELAWLIVGLIVTSIHALSPANVLCVLLLVVHWVFMARITVIQVSRALRVFCASERRCYIAEGVVLDMAYITRNVIAMGWPARGTEAFYRNPWNEVVHFLRRKYARLSTHIITLCSERCTAPFPRQSTYPLDDHNPAEVPLMISFCCEVADYVMADPYNRAVAVHCKGGKGRTGTMICAYLMYCGQCRSADAAMRHFSLLRSRIGAQKLQGVQTPSQERYVRYFESLINEQPGMIIPSHPRRVRQLVLHNIPPLWVRRGVEHLWMTVIVKPCTERRVVYLTNRTVTFNAAVPDPRTYNWRTQIKDLFQNDEEVVYQEANEMDATESGSTGYLPDARSFRVIGAAGVTLELAYPDEIPVLDGDVCFKFFYYKNNPNPLRPPVQFWIHTGLETHSTIRLERRDLDGPFKDTKGDRYPAEFAVELVLEDAPGVYTARE encoded by the coding sequence ATGAACTCCGAGTTCGTGGATATGACACCGCCGGTGCCCACCACATTGTGCGAGAAGGTGGAGTACTACCTTCGCGACCGCACACGGTACCTTCATGTACAGAGTGAAATCCCACAAGAGGCGACGAATGAGCTTGCCATGGTGGACAACTACTACGTGTCCGTTGCCAACCCGCAGGACATGCGTTTCACAACCCCAGGTGAAACAACTGTCGACAATGTTTGCCGAATAGTGTACAACTTTTTCCTTAGTCTGTacgtgcaggcggcgctgctcgtgccCACCTTGTTATTTCTTCTTTTCATAGCGGTTCGCACCCACCACTCGCCGATGTTTCTACTCGTCTACAGTACCGTGTTCGACATTGAGGTGCTCTCGATGTGGGCCTACGAACGGGACGCGCGCTTCGCCGCGAGGTTGTGGTGGGAACTCGCGTGGCTGATCGTGGGGCTCATCGTGACGAGCATCCACGCGCTTTCCCCAGCAAACgtcttgtgtgtgctgttgCTCGTGGTGCATTGGGTGTTCATGGCACGCATTACCGTCATTCAGGTCTCCAGGGCACTGCGTGTGTTTTGCGCCTCCGAGCGTCGCTGCTACATTGCCGAGGGCGTTGTCCTAGACATGGCATACATAACCCGCAACGTGATTGCGATGGGGTGGCCGGCGAGAGGAACGGAGGCTTTTTACCGAAATCCATGGAATGAGGTGGTGCACTTTCTCCGCCGCAAGTACGCGCGCCTCTCCACGCACATCATCACGCTCTGCTCGGAGCGGTGCACCGCGCCGTTCCCGCGGCAGTCTACATACCCTTTGGATGACCACAACCCAGCGGAGGTGCCTCTCATGATTTCCTTTTGCTGCGAAGTTGCTGACTACGTCATGGCCGACCCGTACAACCGGGCTGTCGCGGTACACTGTAAGGGCGGCAAGGGACGCACTGGCACCATGATCTGCGCGTACCTCATGTACTGTGGCCAatgccgcagcgccgacgctgccatGCGCCACTTCAGCCTTCTACGCAGCCGCATCGGCGCGCAGAAGCTGCAAGGCGTGCAGACCCCCTCACAGGAGCGCTACGTTCGCTACTTTGAGAGCCTCATCAACGAACAGCCTGGAATGATAATCCCGTCTCACCCGCGTCGCGTTCGCCAACTCGTACTGCACAACATCCCACCGCTTTGGGTGCGGCGTGGAGTGGAGCACTTGTGGATGACCGTCATCGTAAAGCCGTGTACCGAGCGGCGCGTCGTATACCTCACGAACCGCACCGTCACGTTCAACGCCGCGGTTCCGGACCCGCGCACGTATAACTGGCGCACCCAAATCAAAGACCTTTTCCAGAatgacgaggaggtggtaTACCAGGAAGCCAACGAGATGGACGCGACGGAGAGCGGAAGCACCGGCTACCTGCCAGACGCGCGGTCCTTTCGCGTTATCGGAGCAGCCGGGGTCACGCTGGAGCTTGCCTACCCAGATGAGATCCCGGTCCTGGATGGCGACGTCTGCTTCAAGTTCTTCTACTACAAGAACAACCCGAACCCACTGCGGCCGCCCGTGCAGTTCTGGATTCACACCGGGTTGGAGACGCACTCGACGATTCGGCTCGAGCGCCGAGACTTGGACGGGCCGTTCAAGGATACGAAAGGTGACCGCTACCCCGCCGAGTTTGCGGTGGAGTTGGTGCTCGAGGATGCGCCAGGGGTGTACACGGCGCGCGAATGA